The nucleotide sequence TCTCAGACGCAAATGATAAGTGTCTGGTTCCATGATCCTGGCTAAATTTCTTTAAGTCCACTCTATGGGAACCGTCTACTGTAATTAAATAATACTTTCTGTTCTTATCATCTCTAACGAAAATGTTTTTTGCATCTGCATTAGGATACGGGAGATTAACCTTACTGACTTCTTGCATGTTATACACGGCTTGGTGCTCAGTGACTTCAAACCAGACATCATGCTCGTCAAGAAACGAATAGATTTGTTACTTATCCATCAAGATTATCTCCAATTCAATATATACAAAGAAAGGAAGCATTGAATAATCAATGCTTCCTTTCATTAGCAAACTCGTGTAATTCTCTTATACCGGAGGTGGGGTTCGAACCCACACGTCCTTGCGGACACTAGATTTTGAGTCTAGCGCGTCTGCCAGTTCCGCCACTCCGGCAAAATAACTGATAAATATTAGAATAACATGATTGGAAAAAGGCGGTAATCGGATTCGAACCGACGATGAAGGTTTTGCAGACCTCTGCCTTACCACTTGGCTATACCGCCAGAACAACCTCTGAAACCTCAATAAGAGATTCAAAGTAATCTATTGCCTTACCACTTGGATATCATCCAATCAAAGGGCGGTATGTGGGAATCGAACCCACGCGTGTCGGATCCACAAACCGATGTGTTAACCACTTCACCAATACCGCCATAACATTATTAACAGGGATAGTAGGAGTTGAACCCACACCGACGGTTTTGGAGACCGTAGTTCTACCATTAAACTATATCCCTATGGTGGAGGGGAGTGGATTCGAACCACCGAACCCGAAGGAGCGGATTTACAGTCCGCCGCGTTTAGCCAGACTTCGCTACCCCTCCATAAATGGCGCGGGACAGAATCGAACTGCCGACACATGGAGCTTCAATCCATTGCTCTACCGACTGAGCTACCGAGCCAAATACCAGAGTATATAATGCTATATAATGTTGTGTATTCAATTGTAATACATAACAACGGTCCGTACGAGACTCGAACTCGTGATCTCCTGCGTGACAGGCAGGCGTCCTAAACCAACTAGACCAACGGACCAGTGCTGCTATGAAAATGGAGGATACAGGGATCGAACCTGTGACCTCCTGCTTGTAAGGCAGATGCTCTCCCAGCTGAGCTAATCCTCCATAAAGTGACCCGTACGGGATTTGAACCCATGTTACCGCCGTGAAAGGGCGGTGTCTTAACCACTTGACCAACGGGTCATTCTCTTATTATTAACGGAGAGTAAGGGATTCGAACCCTTGAAACAGGCGTTTACCCGTTTACATCATTTCCAATGATGCTCCTTCGGCCAGCTCGGACAACTCTCCATTTTTAATAATAACTCCGGCAGGCGGGCTCGAACCGTCGACAACCTGATTAACAGTCAGGTGCTCTACCAACTGAGCTATGCCGGAATAATCGCGTGGCAACGTCCTACCCTTGCAGGGGGCGATCCCCCAACTACTATCGGCGTGCTGAAGCTTAACTTCTGTGTTCGGCATGGGAACAGGTGTATCCTTCAGGCTATCGCCACCACACTATTTACTTTAGAGAACTTTGTTCTCTCAAAACTAGCTAATATTAATTTTCTGCTGCCGATACTTACCATTTATTTTGGTTAAGTCCTCGACCGATTAGTATTGGTCCGCTCCGTACATCACTGCACTTCCACTTCCAACCTATCTACCTCATCATCTCTGAGGGGTCTTACTTCCATATAGGAATGGGAAATCTCATCTTGAGGCGAGTTTCACACTTAGATGCTTTCAGCGTTTATCTCATCCATACATAGCTACCCAGCGATGCGCCTGGCGGCACAACTGGTACACCAGCGGTATGTCCATCCCGGTCCTCTCGTACTAAGGACAGCTCCTCTCAAATTTCCTACGCCCGCGACGGATAGGGACCGAACTGTCTCACGACGTTCTGAACCCAGCTCGCGTACCGCTTTAATGGGCGAACAGCCCAACCCTTGGGACCGACTACAGCCCCAGGATGCGATGAGCCGACATCGAGGTGCCAAACCTCCCCGTCGATGTGGACTCTTGGGGGAGATAAGCCTGTTATCCCCAGGGTAGCTTTTATCCGTTGAGCGATGGCCCTTCCATGCGGAACCACCGGATCACTAAGCCCGACTTTCGTCCCTGCTCGACCTGTCTGTCTCGCAGTCAAGCTCCCTTCTGCCTTTACACTCTATGAATGATTTCCAACCATTCTGAGGGAACCTTTGGGCGCCTCCGTTACTGTTTGGGAGGCGACCGCCCCAGTCAAACTGCCCACCTGACACTGTCTCCCGCCACGCTTAGTGGCGCGGGTTAGAGTGTTCACACAGCGAGGGTAGTATCCCACCAACGCCTCAGTCGAAACTAGCGTTCCGACTTCATCGGCTCCTACCTATCCTGTACAAGCTGTGTCAACACCCAATATCAAGCTACAGTAAAGCTCCATGGGGTCTTTCCGTCCTGTCGCGGGTAACCTGCTTCTTCACAGGTATCTTAATTTCACCGAGTCTCTCGTTGAGACAGTGCCCAGATCGTTACGCCTTTCGTGCGGGTCGGAACTTACCCGACAAGGAATTTCGCTACCTTAGGACCGTTATAGTTACGGCCGCCGTTTACTGGGGCTTCATTTCTGGGCTTCGCCGAAGCTAACTCATCCACTTAACCTTCCAGCACCGGGCAGGCGTCAGCCCCTATACGTCATCTTACGATTTTGCAGAAACCTGTGTTTTTGATAAACAGTCGCCTGGGCCTTTTCACTGCGGCTGACCTTGCGGTCAGCACCCCTTCTCCCGAAGTTACGGGGTCATTTTGCCGAGTTCCTTAACGAGAGTTCACTCGCTCACCTTAGGATTCTCTCCTCGACTACCTGTGTCGGTTTGCGGTACGGGTAGTTGATTACTCACTAGAAGCTTTTCTCGGCAGCGTGACATCAGTCGCTTCCCTACTTAAATTTCGGTCCTCATCACTACTTGTCAACCCGCTGAGAAGCATTTGACTCCTCAACTGACTTGTAGCTTGAACGCACATTTCCAATCGTGCGCACAACTTAGCCTTCTGCGTCCCTCCATCGTTCAAACATAATCAACTAGTACAGGAATCTCAACCTGTTGTCCATCGCCTACGCCTCTCGGCCTCGGCTTAGGTCCCGACTAACCCTGGGAGGACGAGCCTTCCCCAGGAAACCTTAGTCATTCGGTGGATCAGATTCTCACTGATCTTTCGCTACTCATACCGGCATTCTCACTTCTAAGCGCTCCACCAGTCCTTACGGTCTGACTTCATTGCCCTTAGAACGCTCTCCTATCACATGACCATAAGGTCATGTCCACAGTCTCGGTAGTATGCTTAGCCCCGGTAAATTTTCGGCGCGGAATCACTCGACTAGTGAGCTATTACGCACTCTTTAAATGAGTGGCTGCTTCTAAGCCAACATCCTAGTTGTCTATGCAACTCCACATCCTTTTCCACTTAGCATACATTTAGGGACCTTAACTGGTGGTCTGGGCTGTTCCCCTTTCGACGATGGATCTTATCACTCACCGTCTGACTCCCGGATATAAATCAATGGTATTCGGAGTTTATCTGAATTTAGTAACCCATGACGGGCCCCTCATCCAAACAGTGCTCTACCTCCATGATTCTAAGTCCGAGGCTAGCCCTAAAGCTATTTCGGAGAGAACCAGCTATCTCCAAGTTCGTTTGGAATTTCACCGCTACCCACACCTCATCCCAGCACTTTTCAACGTACACGGGTTCGGCCCTCCAGTAAGTTTTACCTCACCTTCAGCCTGGACATGGGTAGATCACCTGGTTTCGGGTCTACGGCAACATACTTAAACGCCCATTTCAGACTCGCTTTCGCTGCGGCTCCGGCTTTTTCACCTTAACCTTGCATGTTACTGTAACTCGCCGGTTCATTCTACAAAAGGCACGCTATCACCCATTAACGGGCTCTAACTGCTTGTAGGCACATGGTTTCAGGAACTATTTCACTCCCCTTCCGGGGTGCTTTTCACCTTTCCCTCACGGTACTGGTTCACTATCGGTCACTAGGGAGTATTTAGCCTTGGGAGATGGTCCTCCCGGATTCCGACGACGTTTCACGTGTGTCGCCGTACTCAGGATCCTGAACTGAGGGTCATTGATTTCATCTACGGGGCTATCACCCTGTCTCGCCAATCTTCCCAGATTGTTCGATTATCAACAACTTTGGTAACTCAAATGTTCAGTCCTACAACCCCAAAGAGCAAGCTCTTTGGTTTGGGCTGTTCCCCGTTCGCTCGCCGCTACTTAGGGAATCGATTTTTCTTTCTCTTCCTGTGGGTAATTAGATGTTTCAGTTCCCCACGTCTACCTCTGATCAGCTATGTATTCACTGAACAGTAACAGTCGATTAAAACTGCTGGGTTTCCCCATTCGGAAATCTCCGGATCAAAGCTTACGTACAGCTCCCCGAAGCATATCGGTGTTAGTCCCGTCCTTCATCGGCTCCTAGTGCCAAGGCATTCACCATGCGCCCTTAATAACTTAACCTAGTATCACTTCGTGATACTCAAGTTAATTGAGTTTTACGCGAATAAAACATTTCGTTAATTTGACTCAATAAACGCGGTGTTCTCGGTTGAAATTATATTTTAAATATAATTCACTACAGAAAATTAATATTATCTAGTTTTCAAAGAACAAAATCCCTGACGCTCTCGCGTCAATGGAGAATAGCGGGATCGAACCGCTGACCCCCTGCTTGCAAAGCAGGTGCTCTCCCATCTGAGCTAATTCCCCATACTCTCCGGTCGTATGGCCGGTGGATGGGCCTAAATGGACTCGAACCATCGACCTCACGCTTATCAGGCGTGCGCTCTAACCAGCTGAGCTATAGGCCCAAAAAAGCGTTAACCAGAATTGAGAGTAGACCTCTCAAAACTAAACAAAACTTTCGACATGTGTAGGTTTCCGTATTATTCCTTAGAAAGGAGGTGATCCAGCCGCAGGTTCTCCTACGGCTACCTTGTTACGACTTCACCCTAATCATCTGTCCCACCTTAGGCGGCTGGCTCCAAAAGGTTACCTCACCGACTTTGGGTGTTACAAACTCTCATGGTGTGACGGGCGGTGTGTACAAGGCCCGGGAACGTATTCACCGTGGCATGCTGATCCACGATTACTAGCGATTCCAACTTCATGCAGGCGAGTTGCAGCCTGCAATCCGAACTGAGAACGGCTTTAAGAGATTAGCTTGACCTCGCGGTTTCGCGACTCGTTGTACCGTCCATTGTAGCACGTGTGTAGCCCAGGTCATAAGGGGCATGATGATTTGACGTCGTCCCCACCTTCCTCCGGTTTGTCACCGGCAGTCTTGCTAGAGTGCCCAACTAAATGCTGGCAACTAACAATAAGGGTTGCGCTCGTTGCGGGACTTAACCCAACATCTCACGACACGAGCTGACGACAACCATGCACCACCTGTCATTCCGTCCCGAAGGGAACGCCCAATCTCTTGGGTTAGCAGAAGATGTCAAGACCTGGTAAGGTTCTTCGCGTAGCATCGAATTAAACCACATGCTCCACCGCTTGTGCGGGCCCCCGTCAATTCCTTTGAGTTTCAACCTTGCGGTCGTACTCCCCAGGCGGAGTGCTTAATGCGTTAGCTGCAGCACTGAAGGGCGGAAACCCTCCAACACTTAGCACTCATCGTTTACGGCATGGACTACCAGGGTATCTAATCCTGTTCGCTACCCATGCTTTCGAGCCTCAGCGTCAGTTACAGACCAGACAGCCGCCTTCGCCACTGGTGTTCTTCCATATATCTACGCATTTCACCGCTACACATGGAGTTCCACTGTCCTCTTCTGCACTCAAGTCTCCCAGTTTCCGATGCACTTCTCCGGTTAAGCCGAAGGCTTTCACATCAGACTTAAAAGACCGCCTGCGCTCGCTTTACGCCCAATAAATCCGGACAACGCTTGCCACCTACGTATTACCGCGGCTGCTGGCACGTAGTTAGCCGTGGCTTTCTGGTTAAATACCGTCACGGTGTAAACAGTTACTCTTACACCTGTTCTTCTTTAACAACAGAGTTTTACGAGCCGAAACCCTTCTTCACTCACGCGGCGTTGCTCCATCAGACTTTCGTCCATTGTGGAAGATTCCCTACTGCTGCCTCCCGTAGGAGTTTGGGCCGTGTCTCAGTCCCAATGTGGCCGATTACCCTCTCAGGTCGGCTACGTATCATTGCCTTGGTGAGCCGTTACCTCACCAACTAGCTAATACGCCGCGGGTCCATCCTCAAGTGATAGCCGAAACCATCTTTCAAATGAAAACCATGCGGTTTTCATTGTTATACGGTATTAGCACCTGTTTCCAAGTGTTATCCCCTGCTTGAGGGCAGGTTACCCACGTGTTACTCACCAGTTCGCCACTCGTCCAAATGTTGAATCAGAATCCGTGCAAGCACTTCAACTTCATCAGCGAGGACGCGTTCGACTTGCATGTATTAGGCACGCCGCCAGCGTTCGTCCTGAGCCAGGATCAAACTCTCATTTTAAAAATGATAAGCTTGTAAGCTCATGATTATATTTGTTCTTTATCGCGAATTGACTTCGCAAATGTTTGTCTTTGATCTAACGATCAAAGGACCCTACACATTTGTTTGTCGAAAATTTTGTTCAGTTTTCAAAGGTCTACTTTGTTCAGTTAATGTTGCCTCAACGACTGATGTCATTGCTTTTGACAACTATTATAATATATCAGATTTTCAATTTGAAATCAAGAAGTTTTTGAATTAAAATTTCAAATTTCTTAATCGATACAACTGCGTGTTACCAAAAGGCAACGAAAATAAGTTTATCAAGTATAGCGCCATAGGTCAAGGCTTAAATCCAATTTCATTGAAAGTTTTTTTCTGCTTCACTTAACCAGCTGTTACGATTTGCTTCAATTGAGCTAAATCCTCGGTTAATGTGGTAGTTAGTCCAATAGTTCTGAGTCCTTTTAGCTGGGCGTCCACGGTCGTCTAAAACACCGAAATCAACGGTATTTACCCGAGTCGACAGACTAATTCTCCCTGAGTATTCATCTATATCAATAATGGTCGCAGTAACCACATCCCCTATAGTAAACAATTCGTTGATATCAGAAACATATCCTTCTTTGCATTCTGAAATATGGATTAATCCACGATATTCACCCATGATGTCCACAAACGCACCATAGGGTTGAATGCCGGTAACTTTAACAGGAATCCTCATCCCTACCTTTGGTTTCATCTCGCTCACATCCTAACTTAGAAGTATTTTACTTGCTTTATTTGTCCTTGTCCACATTTCTAAAACTTACATTTTGTTTAACACCTTTACCAAATTGATGAATAAGATATGGTTTTTGGTATTATAGTAGACAAACATTAAAAGGACTGATTATTTGAGCACACTGATTGACTTCATCCTACATATTGACGCTCACCTGGTCAATATCGTAACCACTTTCGGGAATTGGACATATCTAATTCTATTTGCCATTATCTTCATTGAAACGGGTGCAGTAATCATGCCGTTTCTCCCTGGTGATTCACTTTTGTTTGCCGCCTCAGCACTGACCGCTAATCCCACGTATGGTTTACAGCCTTGGATATTTGTGGTCATCTTCTTGATTGCTTCTATTGGTGGAGACTCATTAAACTTCTACTTAGGAAGTAAATTCGGAGAATTAATTCCTCGTCACAAGTTACTTGGCCGGTTCATTAAAGAAAAGGATTTACAAAGTGCCAGAAACTTCTTTGATAAATACGGGGCCTGGGCAATCTTTCTAGCTAGGTTTATGCCAATCATCCGTACACTTGTACCGTTTGTTGCTGCCACCAGTAATTTCTCATACAAAAAATTCGTTAAGTACAACATCCCAGCATGTATTACCTGGGTAATTATTTGTTGTGGTGGTGGCCACTTCTTCGGTAACATCCCATTTGTGAAGGAACACTTCTCAATGGTTGTAATTGGCATCGTTTTAATCTCCCTAATTCCAGCAATCGTTGGTTTTTTAAAGGGAAAACTATCCAAGTCTTAATCACTAGATTCTAATTTACAACTCCCGTGACAATTGATATAATTATCTCTGTTGTGGTGAGTTGGCAGAGTGGTAATGCACCGGACTCGAAATCCGGCGAACCCGTGTTGAGCGGGCGCGCAGGTTCAATTCCTGTACTCACCTTAATAATAAAGGACCAGTCATTAAATGACTGGCCCTTTTTTATTAACTAATATTGTGTTCCTTTTCGTAATCAGCTATGGATTGATTTCCCTTATCCGTCAAACCGTTTATAAATCTATCTGCATCAATATACCCTTCAGCTATTAATGGGCGCGGATCACCACCAATCACGTTATCGCAATAGTCAACAAAGTGACTAGGACTTGTTCCGGACTCTACTCGCCCTGATTGGATTGCCTTTAAAATATTGTAATCGGTCTGTGTAATTTCCACACTACTTCCTCCTTTATTTAGTTGATACCAAAATTCTAACACAATCATTTTCTCTAAATACAAAAAGAGCACTCAAAATGAGTGCTCTCGTTTTTTAATATTTAACTAAGCTCAAAATGTCGTAATCTGCAATCTTGTCACGACCCTTTAAATCTTCTAATTCAACGATGAATGCAGTTCCGATTACGATTCCGCCTAACTCTTCTACCATTCTGATAGTAGCATCAATTGTTCCACCTGTGGCAAGCAAATCGTCGGTAACCAAAACCTTCTGGCCCTTCTTAACTGCGTCCTTACGCAAGCAAAGAGTGGCTTGACCATATTCTAGATCATAGCTAGCACTAACAATTTCACCAGGAAGCTTGTCTTGTTTCCTAGCAGGAGAAAAACCAATTCCAAGTTCATTTGCAACTGGACAGCCGACAATAAAGCCACGAGCTTCTGGTCCAACTACCATATCAGCGTCACGTTCACGTGCAAACTTGACGATTTCATTTGTAGCCGCCTTGTAAGCATCCCCATTTTCAAGTAGTGGGGAAATGTCTCTAAAGAGCACCCCTGGTTCAGGATAATTCTCATAAGAAGCTATATACTGTGTAAAATCAATTGCCATTTAATTTCTTCCTTTCATCAGGCTCCAAATATTGAGATATGAAGCTGACTAATTCCCTTGTGTTTGCTAACAATAGATGTTGTTCTGCGTCGATCTGCTTTTCTCTAAGTTGGTAGCTCGGTGCTGTTTGCAAATTTTTGCTTTCAGGATTATCGATTAAATTAATCTGGTTCCCTGATTTTGACACAAAGCCAAGTTCCAAAAACACCTTAACCATAAACGCGAGCGTCCGTTCACTTACATCAAGTGCTTTGGCCGCAACTGAGCGCTGATTAACTATGTCGAAATCATGATGACTTGAAACGAACTTAAATAGTTTAGCATAAGATTGTCTTTCTGGCATCCCTATTTTTGAAAGCATCTGTTTTTTATATAAATAAAAGACTGTAGTATCAGGCTGAGCAACATCTAATACTTGAGTTAAATCATCGATAGAATCTGGACAATCAACAACAAATAAAGTGTCCTGATGAATGTTCAAATCAATCAAATCAGTATACAGAATTGGTTTCCCCGTTTCCGGGATTACACTCATTAATTGTTTCATAATCGATTCATGGAAAAACACATATGTGCCAGGTCTACTAAACATCTTTTTGTGGAGCTGATTAGTCCGCAAATCAACGATTGGAGCACTAATTTGCTGAATATCCTCCACCATGATTTGCAAATTAGTACGATTACGCCACGTATTAACTCCAATCTCACCAATCACCTTAGTGGAGGCAGTCGAGCTAACCAAATCATCAGCACAATCCCCCATTTGAAAGGCAATTGCCCCGATTTTTTTATGAGTCCCTTGGAAAGCAAACTTCAAGTGAGACGAATCTTGACCGATCCGTTTCACATCAACTAACTGATCAAATTTAAACTCAAAAACCGGTTGTGGATTATCCTCACCAAACGGTGCCAGTTTCCGTAAGTCTTTGTAAAAGCTATTATCTAAAGAATCAACGTTAACCGATGCCGTAATCAGTTCAGACTGCTTGGTTGTTAAATCAAGACCCTGTTCATTAGCAGCAACCTCCAATTGTTTCCTAAGGTCAGCTACTTTGTCTGACTTAATCGTCAACCCGACTGCTGAATGGTGGCCACCGAAACCAACCATCTGGTCACGAATTGGATTAATTGCTGCAAATAAATCAAAGTCAGAAATACTTCTTCCTGAACCTTTAACTTCATCAGAATCAGGTAAAGTTGTCATAACGATTGCTGGTCTTTGGTACTTATCAACTAACCGGCTGGCAACAATTCCTAGAACCCCCTGGTGCCAATCCTGCCCAACTACAACAATCACAGGAGGCATTTCATCATCATGATTCTTCTCTAACATTTGAACTGACTTGTCGAAAAAGTCTGCCACATAGTCCTTACGCTCATCATTTTGTTGGTCAGCAAACTTGGCAATCTTTTGAGCTTCATCTTCATCAAAAGTATGCAATAAGTTTACGCCAACCTTTGCATCACCCATTCTCCCAAGAGAATTTAAGCGGGGAGCAATGGCAAAACCAATATCCTGCTCGTCGAAATTTTCAATATCTGTCCCTGCTTGCTTAAGCAATGCACTAAGACCAGGGCGCTGAGTGTTTTTGATGGCTTGGATTCCAAACGAAACAATTGCCCGATTTTCCCCAGTTAAAGAAACAACGTCTGCGACAGTCCCAATTGCGGCAATGTCTAACAAATCATAGGGAATCTCCTCTAATAGAGCCGTTGCTACTTTGAAAGCTACGCCTGCTCCGGAAAGCATTCCAAATGAATACTGAGCACCATCCTTTGCTACTCGAGGATGAATAATGGCAAACGCATCCGGTAACACCTCTGGTAGATCATGGTGATCAGTAATGATAACGTCACAGCCTAGGTCTTTAGCAAGTTTAATTGAATCATTACCAGCAACCCCATTGTCAACAGTGATGATGAGGGTAGTCCCATCGTCAATAATCCGCTTAAACGCATCATCGTTTGGGCCATAACCATCTGTAAACCTATTTGGAACGTAAAAATCAACATTTCCACCTAGATCTTCAATAGTTTCATACATAATGGTCGTACTAGTGATTCCATCGGCATCATAATCACCATAAACAGTAATTTGCTCCTCATTTGCAATCGCTGTTTGAATACGCTCAATCGCTTTTTGCATATCTGGAAATTCAAATGGGTCATTAAAGTCACTAACGTCAGGATTCAAAAAATGGTTAGCTTCATCAACTGACTTAATTCCCCTAGCTACCATAATCTTAGCAATCAGTTCACTAACACTTAGTTCATCAACAATTTGGCTAACTAGTTGACTATTTGTCTGTGCGTCAACAACTTCCCAGTTGTACTTTGAATTAATCATTAAATACCTACCCTAACCTGTGATTACAAATTTTTGTTGAGACGCTCAATTTGTTTTTCGAGATCTGCAATTTGTTGATCCTTTGCGCCGATTTCTTGTTTGCCGGCAGAATTCTTTAACCGAGTTTCCATTTCCTTTAGACTTGTCTTAAGTTCCTGGATCTGGGTTGCCAATTCTGCTTGTTTTTTATCACTCAATTTTTCAAAACGCTTGATTTGCCGATTTTTCTTAACATTTTGAGTCGAAGAGAACACAAAAATAATCAGTG is from Lentilactobacillus curieae and encodes:
- a CDS encoding CvfD/Ygs/GSP13 family RNA-binding post-transcriptional regulator — protein: MKPKVGMRIPVKVTGIQPYGAFVDIMGEYRGLIHISECKEGYVSDINELFTIGDVVTATIIDIDEYSGRISLSTRVNTVDFGVLDDRGRPAKRTQNYWTNYHINRGFSSIEANRNSWLSEAEKNFQ
- the recJ gene encoding single-stranded-DNA-specific exonuclease RecJ → MINSKYNWEVVDAQTNSQLVSQIVDELSVSELIAKIMVARGIKSVDEANHFLNPDVSDFNDPFEFPDMQKAIERIQTAIANEEQITVYGDYDADGITSTTIMYETIEDLGGNVDFYVPNRFTDGYGPNDDAFKRIIDDGTTLIITVDNGVAGNDSIKLAKDLGCDVIITDHHDLPEVLPDAFAIIHPRVAKDGAQYSFGMLSGAGVAFKVATALLEEIPYDLLDIAAIGTVADVVSLTGENRAIVSFGIQAIKNTQRPGLSALLKQAGTDIENFDEQDIGFAIAPRLNSLGRMGDAKVGVNLLHTFDEDEAQKIAKFADQQNDERKDYVADFFDKSVQMLEKNHDDEMPPVIVVVGQDWHQGVLGIVASRLVDKYQRPAIVMTTLPDSDEVKGSGRSISDFDLFAAINPIRDQMVGFGGHHSAVGLTIKSDKVADLRKQLEVAANEQGLDLTTKQSELITASVNVDSLDNSFYKDLRKLAPFGEDNPQPVFEFKFDQLVDVKRIGQDSSHLKFAFQGTHKKIGAIAFQMGDCADDLVSSTASTKVIGEIGVNTWRNRTNLQIMVEDIQQISAPIVDLRTNQLHKKMFSRPGTYVFFHESIMKQLMSVIPETGKPILYTDLIDLNIHQDTLFVVDCPDSIDDLTQVLDVAQPDTTVFYLYKKQMLSKIGMPERQSYAKLFKFVSSHHDFDIVNQRSVAAKALDVSERTLAFMVKVFLELGFVSKSGNQINLIDNPESKNLQTAPSYQLREKQIDAEQHLLLANTRELVSFISQYLEPDERKKLNGN
- a CDS encoding prolyl-tRNA synthetase associated domain-containing protein, whose product is MYSFLDEHDVWFEVTEHQAVYNMQEVSKVNLPYPNADAKNIFVRDDKNRKYYLITVDGSHRVDLKKFSQDHGTRHLSFASETVLKDKLGLSPGSVTPFGLLNNKAHDVDLYLDKQFTKAPGIIGVHPNDNTATVWMKTKDLVNIIKQHGNQVVITDIF
- a CDS encoding adenine phosphoribosyltransferase, which translates into the protein MAIDFTQYIASYENYPEPGVLFRDISPLLENGDAYKAATNEIVKFARERDADMVVGPEARGFIVGCPVANELGIGFSPARKQDKLPGEIVSASYDLEYGQATLCLRKDAVKKGQKVLVTDDLLATGGTIDATIRMVEELGGIVIGTAFIVELEDLKGRDKIADYDILSLVKY
- a CDS encoding VTT domain-containing protein, whose product is MSTLIDFILHIDAHLVNIVTTFGNWTYLILFAIIFIETGAVIMPFLPGDSLLFAASALTANPTYGLQPWIFVVIFLIASIGGDSLNFYLGSKFGELIPRHKLLGRFIKEKDLQSARNFFDKYGAWAIFLARFMPIIRTLVPFVAATSNFSYKKFVKYNIPACITWVIICCGGGHFFGNIPFVKEHFSMVVIGIVLISLIPAIVGFLKGKLSKS
- a CDS encoding lipopolysaccharide assembly protein LapA domain-containing protein; the encoded protein is MKKQVGTIIGIILIIIVAAFSLMNLNSVEVNFGFTRLQAPLIILILFSLLFGALIIFVFSSTQNVKKNRQIKRFEKLSDKKQAELATQIQELKTSLKEMETRLKNSAGKQEIGAKDQQIADLEKQIERLNKNL